From the Microplitis mediator isolate UGA2020A chromosome 6, iyMicMedi2.1, whole genome shotgun sequence genome, one window contains:
- the LOC130670581 gene encoding putative ankyrin repeat protein RF_0381 has protein sequence MSSVTSSDITSSNQVRDEDKNCDLNESEVSVISSKNRVPQPVFENELRKIAESLKKNGVELRRCTSNCLVGGSLEDAIRVGDIKLVKLRIRQGVNVNGSEQKSSSPLHMAAWYGHPEIIELLINNGARLDSVLNGPIKNGFTPLHLACLNNKIECVKVLLKYGASVTPKCADVYHPIHFAVFKNFVEVAALLLENGADVNLRFNNKFFHNKWDQSIFWKDMDLTLLHYSIAQEYEEITTLLLEHGADIHLNTRTNKTSLMHAVEAYNVPLVESLLAKGANPNDRDIYGEPVAFYIFVNANNQSSYYDKKEFCGVGEKLEIIKLLYAAGADVNYDCCEAIATSFNNQELEDFLNLCSNEIIS, from the exons atgtcgAGTGTTACAAGCAGTGATATTACTTCAAGTAATCAAGTTCGAGATGAAGATAAGAATTGCGATTTAAATGAATCAGAAGTTTCGGTGATCTCAAGTAAAAATCGTGTTCCACAGCCGGTATTCGAGAACGAACTACGAAAAATTGCGGAGTCGCTAAAGAAAAACGGAGTTGAATTACGTCGCTGTACTAGTAATTGTTTAGTGGGAGGATCACTTGAAGATGCCATCCGAGTTGGCGATATTAAACTGGTCAAGCTACGGATTCGCCAAGGTGTCAATGTTAATGGTTCCGAGCAAAAAAGCAGTTCCCCACTTCACATGGCAGCATGGTACGGACATCCCGAGATCATTGAACTTCTTATTAATAACGGAGCCCGTCTTGATTCTGTATTAAATGGACCAATAAAAAACGGATTTACGCCACTACATCTTgcttgtttaaataataaaattgagtgTGTAAAAGTTCTATTGAAATATGGAGCAAGTGTTACCCCAAAATGCGCCGATGTTTACCATCCAATCCACTTCGCGGTATTTAAGAACTTCGTTGAAGTAGCGGCGTTGCTTTTGGAAAATGGCGCGGACGTAAATCTACGATTCAacaataaattctttcataataaatgGGACCAATCAATTTTTTGGAAGGACATGGATTTAACGCTGTTACACTACTCGATCGCTCAAGAATACGAAGAAATAACAACATTATTGTTGGAACATGGAGCcgatattcatttaaatacaaGGACGAATAAAACATCATTGATGCACGCTGTTGAAGCATATAATGTCCCGTTGGTTGAATCACTTTTGGCGAAAGGTGCAAATCCCAACGATCGAGATATTTATGGTGAACCAGTCGCGTTTTACATTTTCGTAAATGCCAATAATCAATCTagttattatgataaaaaagaattttgtGGGGTCGGAGAGAAAttggaaataataaaacttttatacgCTGCCGGAGCTGACGTCAAT TATGATTGTTGCGAAGCAATCGCAACATCTTTTAATAATCAAGAATtagaagattttttaaatctttgtaGTAACGAGATAATTTCTTAA
- the LOC130670582 gene encoding putative ankyrin repeat protein RF_0381, with translation MSSVTSSDITSSNQVRDEDKNCDLNKSEVSVISSENRVSRPAFKNELQKIAESLRKNGVELIVKSNCLNGGSLKNAARVGDIKLVELRIRQGADVNDLGRNGSSPLHVAAWYGHPKIMELLINNGARLDSVLNGSTKTGYTPLHLACLNNKIECVKVLLKYGASVTPKCADVYHPIHIAVFKDYVEVAALLLENGADVNLRFNNKFFYNKWDEKILWKDMDLTLLHYSIARKYKEMTALLLEYGADIHLNTRSNKTSLMHAVEANDPELVNSFLAKGANPNDQDIYGEPVVFFTVLNANNQSVYYNKQEYDFAGKKQEVIKLLYAAEADINAKFLSNGSSNSLVYYMSDTRLVSQ, from the exons atgtCGAGTGTTACAAGCAGTGATATTACTTCAAGTAATCAAGTTCGAGATGAAGATAAGAATtgcgatttaaataaatcagaaGTTTCGGTGATCTCAAGTGAAAATCGTGTTTCAAGGCCGGCATTCAAGAACGAACTCCAAAAAATTGCAGAATCGCTGAGAAAAAACGGAGttgaattaattgttaaaagtaATTGTTTAAATGGAGGATCGCTTAAAAATGCCGCCCGAGTTGGCGATATTAAACTGGTCGAGCTGCGGATTCGCCAAGGTGCAGATGTTAATGATTTAGGACGAAACGGCAGTTCTCCACTCCACGTGGCAGCATGGTATGGACATCCCAAAATCATGGAACTTCTTATTAATAACGGAGCACGTCTTGATTCAGTATTAAATGGATCAACGAAAACTGGATATACGCCACTACATCTTGCttgtttaaacaataaaattgagtGTGTAAAAGTTCTATTGAAATATGGAGCAAGTGTTACCCCAAAATGCGCCGATGTTTACCATCCAATCCACATCGCGGTATTTAAGGACTATGTTGAAGTAGCGGCGTTGCTTTTGGAAAATGGCGCAGACGTAAATCTAcgatttaacaataaattcttttataataaatggGACGAAAAGATTTTGTGGAAGGATATGGATTTAACGCTGTTACACTACTCGATTGCTCGAAAGTACAAAGAAATGACAGCATTATTGTTGGAGTATGGAGCtgatattcatttaaatacgaggtcaaataaaacatcattGATGCACGCTGTTGAAGCAAATGATCCCGAGCTGGTTAATTCATTTTTGGCAAAAGGTGCAAACCCCAACGATCAAGATATTTATGGTGAACCAGTAGTGTTTTTCACGGTCTTAAATGCCAATAATCAATCTGtctattataataaacaaGAATATGATTTCGCTGGAAAGAAACAGGaagtaataaaacttttatacgCTGCCGAAGCTGACATCAATGCGAAATTTCTATCGAATGGATCTTCTAATTCACTTGTTTACTACATGT CAGACACTCGATTGGTTTCCCAGTAA